The proteins below come from a single Alkalispirillum mobile genomic window:
- a CDS encoding ABC transporter permease, whose translation MNGELISLTPWDLALAGGLVVLLAALSYWTRLGVAKPLLIAATRTVVQLALIGLVLQALFSHATLYWVALMSVVMLLVAGREVMARQKRRMAGWWGYGLGTSAMFVSSFVTMVLALTVIVQPTPVWQPQYAIPILGMILGNTMTGIALSLDRLNDSAWQQRPVIEARLMLGEPWWSAIEEIRRDSMRSGMIPMINAMAAAGIVSLPGMMTGQILAGAPPMEAVKYQILIMFLITVGTGFGTLMAVWFGARRLFDERERLRLDRLKPGRG comes from the coding sequence ATGAACGGCGAGCTGATCAGCCTGACCCCCTGGGACCTGGCCCTGGCCGGTGGCCTGGTCGTGTTGCTGGCGGCACTCAGTTACTGGACGCGCCTGGGCGTCGCCAAACCCCTGTTGATCGCCGCCACCCGGACCGTGGTGCAACTGGCCCTGATCGGGCTGGTGCTGCAGGCCCTGTTCAGCCACGCCACGCTGTACTGGGTGGCGCTGATGAGCGTGGTCATGCTGCTGGTTGCCGGCCGCGAGGTCATGGCCCGGCAGAAGCGGCGGATGGCCGGCTGGTGGGGCTACGGGCTGGGCACCAGCGCCATGTTCGTCTCGTCCTTCGTGACCATGGTGCTGGCGCTGACGGTCATCGTGCAGCCCACCCCGGTCTGGCAGCCGCAGTACGCCATCCCGATCCTGGGGATGATCCTGGGCAACACCATGACCGGCATCGCCCTGTCGCTGGACCGCCTCAACGACAGCGCCTGGCAGCAGCGACCGGTGATCGAGGCGCGGCTGATGCTGGGCGAACCCTGGTGGTCCGCCATTGAGGAGATCCGCCGCGACAGCATGCGCTCGGGGATGATTCCCATGATCAACGCCATGGCAGCGGCGGGGATCGTCAGCCTGCCAGGGATGATGACCGGTCAGATCCTGGCCGGCGCCCCGCCCATGGAGGCGGTCAAGTACCAGATCCTGATCATGTTCCTGATCACCGTCGGTACCGGCTTCGGGACCCTGATGGCGGTCTGGTTCGGCGCCCGGCGACTGTTCGATGAACGGGAGAGGCTGCGGCTGGACCGGCTCAAGCCGGGGCGGGGCTAG
- a CDS encoding AAA family ATPase, whose amino-acid sequence MVRLQLHTLGRTEAWLDGAEASALSSTKVGVLLSFLAMEHQRSVPRPELARQFWPDQAPEVARGNLRQALFQLRRQLGDLAGQVLKLDARYVRFIPGPAVQVDALQLEALAASRREPVPTLIDAVRGFRGHFLADLSSVQDTGGLEDWLIQSRQRVWRTVLSLLEQCVARAGASSEAVDLIHELQRLVALEPLDEQLQGLLMRALAGTSQPTRALDCYLEFEAHLRRELDTRPGPSLRRLYTDLRSRLAPGAGAHAAVEDVSLRPERRRVAVVVCDFRPPARDPGQTDVETLTAAVQQGTARVEATLFNHRGHIVRLPWACLLGYFGYPSGREEATLDALDAVWEALRGMPDGARPRIAVDSDVIITGSDPEVPDPAGLLTDRALRLAAVTAPGTVSVSSGIHERFRGHFRFVTEGLPAPRLVHHPGHADRVEAQAARALAPLVGREQPLSRLEAAWQRACSGQCTSLVIRSEAGLGKSRLARGLIEAVDGQAQLVLMLPCRQRFERQLLMPVRQAFARWVGPEPAWRRGRARRRLIRWQLQRHLQSPALVRRVARWLVDTDDRSLIHQGGDRDRLLDALVQLLAERARSGPVLLVCDDAHWIDSGTAELLRRVQRRLARQPVLIIFTGRMSFRSEWLHTAPAELRLSGLSDGAGMALINALDREQLLPEPTREAICRRAEGVPLFLEELTLHAIQRRRAGEPEAALPPALSDLLVARLEGLGGGRELAHAAAVIGRDFDIRLLARLTGQNLDQVQTVIKQLVALGFVERDAALVASRYRFRHALYHQAAYEALPATERRALHGRLAQLLEEDAELGVGNTEPEILAEHLREAGRPDDAVEQWLLAGDQAIAQGMLPEAEQHYADAQALLDRVGEADGRLPWVRQKNLRALVGLGVARLGLAGYGAEPVVRTFERAFEMADERADRVLYFQALWGLWHGSGSREGTGEAHRLALEMDRLAERSGDRLLRVAAQYAQGNAHFWTARYSQALTHQQRALALARKGDHATLIARHGESPVLTVRAVRAWTLHMSGRRDAAWAEIDAARAEAAALQHRPTQAFVEAFRGGLGFFDDAPRAALESAEHTMALAVEHRLPLWQVAGTAVRAWAQARLGESSALEVLREQVQVISESMGGVSTLFRLFLIDALPEGDPSGHRERLTTANRALADAARTGDDCYLPMIQRLRGRTLLTGPAPREAEAGWRDLSEARALAARQGALGLEVRVLRDMLEFAGPGEGRSALAEDLVRLEQRLAGIDAGARPVSQTKKEADRG is encoded by the coding sequence ATGGTAAGGCTGCAGCTTCACACCCTGGGGAGAACCGAGGCCTGGCTCGATGGTGCCGAGGCCTCCGCCCTCAGCAGCACCAAGGTCGGTGTGCTGTTGTCCTTCCTGGCGATGGAGCATCAGCGTAGTGTGCCGCGACCGGAGCTGGCGCGGCAATTCTGGCCGGACCAGGCCCCGGAGGTGGCCCGGGGCAACCTGCGCCAGGCCCTGTTCCAGCTGCGACGCCAGTTGGGTGACCTGGCTGGGCAGGTGCTGAAACTGGATGCCCGTTATGTGCGTTTCATCCCCGGCCCCGCGGTCCAGGTGGATGCCCTGCAGTTGGAGGCGCTGGCCGCTTCCCGCCGCGAGCCGGTCCCGACCCTGATCGACGCGGTGCGGGGGTTCCGGGGGCACTTTCTGGCCGACCTATCCAGCGTCCAGGATACCGGGGGGCTGGAGGACTGGCTTATCCAGAGCCGTCAGCGCGTATGGCGCACGGTGCTGAGCCTGCTGGAGCAGTGTGTTGCCCGGGCGGGTGCCAGCAGTGAGGCCGTCGACCTCATCCACGAACTGCAGCGCCTGGTCGCCCTGGAGCCGCTGGATGAGCAGCTCCAGGGGCTGCTGATGCGGGCCCTGGCCGGCACCAGTCAGCCTACCCGTGCGCTCGACTGTTACCTGGAGTTCGAGGCCCACCTGCGCCGGGAGCTGGATACGCGGCCCGGGCCCAGCCTGCGTCGGCTCTACACCGACCTGCGCAGTCGGCTGGCGCCCGGGGCGGGCGCGCACGCCGCAGTCGAGGATGTCAGCCTCAGACCCGAGCGCCGTCGGGTGGCGGTGGTGGTCTGCGACTTCCGGCCCCCGGCACGGGATCCCGGGCAGACCGATGTCGAGACGCTCACCGCCGCCGTGCAGCAGGGGACGGCGCGGGTGGAGGCCACGCTGTTCAATCACCGGGGCCACATCGTGCGCCTGCCCTGGGCCTGCTTGCTGGGCTATTTCGGCTATCCCAGCGGCCGCGAGGAGGCCACCCTGGACGCCCTGGACGCGGTATGGGAGGCCCTGCGCGGCATGCCCGACGGTGCCAGGCCGCGTATCGCGGTGGACTCCGACGTGATCATCACCGGCAGCGACCCGGAGGTACCGGACCCCGCCGGTCTGCTGACCGACCGGGCCCTCCGGCTGGCGGCGGTGACGGCGCCGGGTACGGTGAGTGTCTCCAGCGGCATCCACGAACGCTTCCGGGGACACTTCCGGTTCGTGACCGAGGGGCTGCCCGCGCCCCGCCTGGTTCACCACCCGGGCCACGCCGACCGGGTGGAGGCGCAGGCCGCGCGGGCTTTGGCGCCCCTGGTTGGGCGCGAGCAACCGCTGTCGCGCCTGGAAGCGGCCTGGCAGCGGGCCTGCTCCGGGCAGTGTACGAGCCTGGTCATCCGTAGCGAGGCCGGCCTGGGCAAGAGCCGGCTGGCCCGTGGCCTCATCGAGGCAGTGGATGGCCAGGCGCAGCTGGTACTGATGCTGCCCTGTCGCCAGCGCTTCGAGCGCCAGCTGCTGATGCCGGTTCGCCAGGCCTTCGCCCGCTGGGTCGGGCCAGAGCCCGCGTGGCGACGGGGCCGGGCACGGCGGCGATTGATCCGCTGGCAGTTGCAGCGCCACCTGCAGAGCCCCGCCCTGGTCCGGCGGGTGGCCCGCTGGCTGGTGGACACCGATGACCGGAGCCTGATTCACCAGGGCGGCGACAGGGACCGCCTGCTGGACGCCCTGGTTCAATTGCTGGCCGAGCGGGCCCGCAGCGGCCCGGTATTGCTCGTCTGTGATGATGCCCACTGGATCGATTCGGGTACCGCGGAACTGTTGCGCCGGGTGCAGCGCCGACTGGCCCGACAACCGGTCCTGATCATCTTTACCGGGCGGATGAGCTTCCGCTCGGAATGGCTGCACACCGCCCCCGCCGAGTTGCGCCTGTCCGGCCTGTCCGATGGGGCTGGCATGGCGTTGATCAACGCCCTGGACCGCGAGCAGCTGTTGCCGGAGCCCACCCGCGAGGCCATCTGCCGCCGTGCGGAGGGGGTCCCGCTGTTCCTGGAGGAACTGACCCTGCACGCCATCCAGCGCCGTCGTGCCGGGGAGCCGGAGGCCGCATTGCCGCCGGCGCTGTCGGATCTGCTGGTTGCCCGCCTGGAGGGGTTGGGTGGCGGTCGGGAGCTGGCCCATGCCGCAGCCGTGATCGGTCGGGATTTCGATATTCGCCTGTTGGCCCGGCTGACCGGGCAAAACCTTGACCAGGTGCAGACGGTGATCAAGCAGCTGGTGGCGCTGGGGTTTGTCGAGCGTGACGCTGCCCTCGTTGCCTCGCGCTACCGCTTCCGGCATGCGCTTTACCATCAGGCCGCTTACGAAGCGTTGCCCGCCACCGAGCGGCGCGCGCTACACGGGCGGCTGGCCCAGCTCCTGGAGGAGGACGCCGAGCTCGGCGTGGGCAATACCGAGCCGGAAATCCTGGCGGAGCACCTGCGCGAGGCCGGTCGGCCCGACGATGCGGTAGAGCAGTGGTTGCTGGCCGGTGACCAGGCCATCGCCCAGGGGATGTTGCCGGAGGCCGAGCAGCACTACGCCGATGCGCAGGCCTTGCTGGACCGGGTTGGCGAGGCGGATGGCCGTCTGCCCTGGGTCCGGCAGAAAAACCTCCGCGCCCTGGTGGGGCTGGGCGTGGCCCGCCTGGGGCTTGCCGGGTACGGCGCCGAGCCGGTGGTGCGGACCTTTGAGCGGGCGTTCGAGATGGCGGATGAGCGTGCGGACCGGGTGCTTTACTTCCAGGCCCTGTGGGGGCTCTGGCACGGATCCGGGTCCCGCGAGGGCACCGGGGAGGCGCATCGGCTCGCCCTGGAAATGGATCGGTTGGCCGAGCGTTCCGGCGATCGGCTGCTGCGTGTCGCGGCCCAGTACGCCCAGGGGAACGCGCACTTCTGGACCGCCCGGTACAGCCAGGCACTGACGCACCAACAACGGGCGTTGGCCCTCGCCCGGAAGGGTGACCATGCCACCCTCATCGCCCGCCACGGCGAGAGCCCCGTGCTCACGGTGCGCGCAGTCAGGGCCTGGACGCTGCATATGAGTGGCCGGCGCGATGCGGCCTGGGCCGAGATCGACGCGGCCCGCGCCGAGGCCGCGGCGCTGCAGCACCGCCCCACCCAGGCCTTCGTGGAGGCCTTCCGGGGAGGGTTGGGATTCTTCGACGACGCCCCGCGAGCCGCCCTGGAGAGCGCTGAGCACACGATGGCGCTGGCGGTCGAACACAGGTTGCCCCTGTGGCAGGTGGCGGGCACCGCGGTGCGAGCCTGGGCGCAGGCTCGATTGGGCGAGTCATCCGCCCTGGAGGTGCTGCGCGAACAGGTCCAGGTGATCAGCGAATCCATGGGCGGCGTCAGCACCCTGTTCCGCCTTTTCCTGATTGATGCCCTGCCGGAAGGGGACCCGTCCGGTCACCGTGAGCGGCTGACCACCGCCAACCGGGCGCTGGCGGATGCGGCGCGGACCGGCGACGACTGCTACCTGCCCATGATCCAGCGATTGCGCGGCCGGACGTTGCTCACCGGTCCAGCGCCGCGCGAGGCGGAGGCCGGCTGGCGGGATCTGTCCGAGGCGCGGGCCCTGGCCGCCCGCCAGGGCGCCCTTGGGCTGGAGGTCCGGGTGTTGCGCGACATGCTCGAGTTTGCGGGGCCGGGTGAGGGGCGGTCAGCGTTGGCCGAGGACCTGGTGCGCCTGGAGCAACGCCTTGCTGGAATCGATGCGGGCGCTCGCCCTGTCTCGCAGACAAAAAAAGAGGCAGACCGGGGGTAA
- a CDS encoding EAL domain-containing protein, whose amino-acid sequence MNIPTALPDDLRWVLDGSPAVTYALARAEQGPSFRPVFVSAHVEQLLGYAPVDWLANPMLWEQCLHPQDRARVLSNSARLQTDGWVDHEYRVRHRDGGYRWVHDRLRLLPATAERPEMAVGVWQDITARQRADNLLRTVSHLTAGVTGEAFFQALVRHLAEGMGMRYALLGELTRREPRRVRTRALYMDGGLVPNMSYNLAGTPCAEVVSNEPCLYTGDLSSYFPDDEMLHEMGVKTYFGVPILDAYGSVTGVLAFMHDEPREVSATERAVISLFAARAGTELARSRVEEQLRLTDQVFEGSRDAIIITDADSRILQVNPAFEAISGYREEELLGRTPRILQSGQQGTGFYREMWQALNENGHWQGELWNRRADGRTYPSLLSVSAVTDHQGEVTHYIGIASDITSHKAAERQINYLSHYDTLTGLGNRRMLEEELDRVVRNARGVRPVGLLFLDLDRFKNINDTLGHDTGDQLLREVAQRLQEVAGAQAMVCRVGGDEFALLVPERDHDRCARLARQLVEVVGQPYKLTERPLVVTCSVGVAMHPRDGNRREALISAADTALHYAKAHGSNHHQFHEPGMTAAAAERLHLENDLREALRRAEFELHYQPILDTRSLQVLGVEALLRWHHPEEGMIPPDRFIPLAEETGLIRPMGAWVLQTACAQAARWRELGMALSVSVNVSGEQFFGDELPRAVRDALARHRLPPEALTLEITESTLMHGSLNIEARLDDFKAIGVRLSLDDFGTGYSSLSYLKRFPIDTLKIDKSFVRDMVTDEHDRTLANTVIAMGHGLSLAVVAEGVESAEHMPLLRQAGCDRVQGYHFSRPLPARKLTEWLRAFRGNTASGPDGGTTGAAQGERTD is encoded by the coding sequence GTGAACATCCCGACAGCCTTACCCGATGACCTGCGCTGGGTCCTGGACGGCAGCCCCGCCGTCACTTACGCGCTGGCGCGGGCCGAACAGGGCCCGTCGTTCCGCCCGGTTTTTGTTTCTGCCCACGTGGAGCAGTTGCTGGGCTATGCTCCCGTTGACTGGCTGGCGAACCCGATGCTTTGGGAGCAGTGCCTGCACCCGCAGGACCGTGCCCGGGTGCTGAGCAACTCAGCGCGCCTGCAGACCGATGGCTGGGTGGACCACGAGTACCGGGTCCGGCATCGCGACGGGGGTTACCGTTGGGTCCACGACCGCCTGCGCCTGCTGCCGGCCACCGCGGAACGACCGGAGATGGCGGTCGGGGTCTGGCAGGACATCACCGCCCGCCAGCGCGCCGATAACCTGCTCCGCACCGTCTCCCACCTGACCGCCGGAGTGACCGGCGAGGCGTTCTTCCAGGCCCTGGTGCGCCACCTGGCCGAGGGCATGGGCATGCGCTATGCGCTGCTCGGCGAGCTCACCCGGCGCGAACCCCGTCGGGTGCGCACGCGCGCGCTCTACATGGACGGCGGGCTGGTGCCGAACATGAGCTACAACCTGGCGGGCACGCCCTGTGCCGAGGTGGTCTCGAACGAGCCCTGTCTCTACACGGGGGATCTCAGCAGCTATTTCCCGGACGATGAGATGCTGCACGAGATGGGGGTGAAGACCTACTTCGGCGTGCCGATCCTGGATGCGTATGGAAGCGTGACCGGGGTGCTGGCGTTCATGCATGACGAGCCGCGCGAGGTCAGCGCCACCGAGCGGGCGGTAATCAGTCTGTTCGCCGCCCGCGCCGGTACCGAACTGGCCCGCAGCCGGGTGGAGGAGCAGCTCCGACTCACCGACCAAGTGTTCGAGGGCAGCCGCGACGCGATCATCATCACCGATGCCGACAGCCGCATCCTTCAGGTCAATCCCGCGTTCGAGGCGATCAGCGGGTACCGGGAGGAGGAGCTGCTCGGGCGCACGCCCCGCATCCTGCAGTCCGGCCAGCAGGGCACTGGTTTCTACCGTGAGATGTGGCAAGCGCTTAATGAGAACGGCCACTGGCAGGGCGAATTATGGAACCGCCGCGCCGATGGCCGCACCTACCCCAGCCTGCTCTCGGTCAGCGCCGTGACCGACCACCAGGGCGAGGTGACCCACTACATCGGCATCGCCAGTGATATCACCTCGCACAAGGCCGCGGAGCGGCAGATCAATTACCTGTCCCACTACGACACCCTCACCGGCTTGGGCAATCGCCGCATGTTGGAGGAGGAGCTCGACCGCGTGGTGCGCAACGCCCGGGGGGTGCGGCCGGTCGGCCTGCTCTTCCTCGACCTGGACCGGTTCAAGAACATCAACGACACCCTGGGCCATGACACCGGCGACCAGCTCTTGCGCGAGGTGGCGCAGCGACTGCAAGAGGTCGCCGGGGCCCAGGCCATGGTCTGCCGCGTGGGCGGTGACGAGTTCGCGCTGCTGGTGCCCGAGCGGGACCACGACCGGTGTGCCCGGCTCGCCCGTCAACTGGTGGAGGTGGTTGGCCAGCCCTATAAACTCACGGAACGACCGCTGGTGGTGACCTGCAGTGTGGGGGTGGCCATGCACCCGCGCGACGGCAACCGCCGCGAGGCCCTGATCAGCGCTGCCGACACCGCCCTGCACTACGCCAAGGCGCACGGCAGTAATCACCACCAGTTCCACGAGCCCGGCATGACCGCCGCCGCCGCCGAGCGGCTGCACCTGGAGAACGACCTGCGCGAGGCGCTGCGCCGCGCGGAGTTCGAGCTCCACTACCAGCCGATCCTCGATACCCGGTCGCTGCAGGTACTGGGCGTCGAGGCGCTGCTCCGCTGGCACCACCCCGAGGAGGGGATGATCCCGCCGGACCGGTTCATCCCGCTGGCGGAGGAGACCGGCCTGATCCGGCCGATGGGGGCGTGGGTGCTGCAGACCGCCTGTGCGCAGGCCGCCCGCTGGCGCGAACTGGGCATGGCGTTGAGCGTCTCGGTAAACGTCTCCGGCGAGCAGTTCTTCGGTGACGAACTGCCCCGGGCCGTCCGCGACGCACTGGCCCGGCACCGGCTGCCCCCCGAGGCCCTGACCCTGGAGATCACCGAAAGCACGCTGATGCACGGGAGCCTTAACATCGAGGCCCGGCTCGACGACTTCAAGGCCATCGGGGTGCGGTTGTCGCTGGATGATTTCGGCACCGGCTATTCCAGCCTAAGCTACCTCAAGCGCTTCCCCATCGATACGCTGAAGATCGACAAGTCGTTCGTGCGTGATATGGTCACCGACGAGCACGACCGCACGCTGGCCAATACGGTGATCGCCATGGGCCACGGCCTCAGTCTGGCGGTGGTGGCAGAGGGTGTGGAGTCGGCCGAGCATATGCCATTGCTGCGTCAGGCCGGGTGCGACCGGGTGCAGGGGTATCACTTCAGCCGGCCGTTGCCGGCGCGCAAACTGACGGAATGGCTACGCGCATTCCGGGGCAACACGGCCTCGGGGCCGGATGGCGGCACTACTGGCGCCGCCCAGGGTGAGAGAACAGACTGA
- a CDS encoding ABC transporter ATP-binding protein, translating into MTRTSAPLLRAEALAFGLLAPLTLSVGAGECVALWGPSGSGKTRLLRALADLDPNSGAVWLNNRPREDFPGHEWRRRVALLPAEAPWWLESVGEHLATDTPTAALSALGFERDVLDWQVNRLSTGEKQRLALIRLLHPRPVPGAPDTETAADPAGEPPPPCVLLLDEPTANLDTRNTERVEQFLAEQRRQGRGLLWVSHDPEQRHRVADRAYTLRDGRMEVA; encoded by the coding sequence ATGACAAGGACAAGCGCCCCCTTGCTCAGGGCCGAGGCCCTGGCGTTCGGCCTGCTCGCCCCCCTGACCCTGAGCGTCGGTGCCGGGGAGTGCGTGGCCCTGTGGGGCCCATCCGGCAGCGGCAAGACCCGCCTGCTGCGGGCCCTCGCCGACCTGGATCCGAACAGCGGCGCCGTCTGGCTGAACAACCGCCCCCGGGAGGATTTCCCCGGCCACGAGTGGCGGCGGCGGGTGGCCCTGCTGCCCGCCGAGGCGCCCTGGTGGCTCGAGTCGGTGGGCGAACACCTGGCCACCGATACCCCCACGGCCGCGCTCAGCGCGCTGGGTTTCGAACGGGACGTGCTGGACTGGCAGGTGAACAGGCTCTCCACCGGGGAGAAGCAGCGACTGGCCCTGATCCGCCTGCTGCACCCGCGGCCGGTGCCGGGCGCCCCCGATACGGAAACAGCTGCCGACCCGGCCGGAGAGCCGCCACCGCCCTGCGTGCTGCTGCTGGACGAGCCCACGGCCAACCTGGACACCCGGAACACCGAGCGGGTGGAGCAATTTCTCGCGGAGCAACGGCGCCAGGGCCGGGGGCTGCTCTGGGTCAGCCACGACCCGGAACAGCGCCACCGCGTGGCGGACCGTGCCTACACCCTGCGGGACGGCCGCATGGAGGTCGCGTAA
- the speE gene encoding polyamine aminopropyltransferase, which yields MIGKGNWFTEVMEDEGMAFSLRVREKLHEERTAFQHIEVYETEAWGRLLVIDGCVMLTSRDNFVYHEMMSHPALFTHPDPRRVAIIGGGDCGMLREVLKHPGVESVVQVDIDAGVTRAAERYFPELTESNDDPRASLLFDDGVAWIENQPTGSLDLVIVDSTDPVGVAEGLFGPAFLGQVHRVLGEQGLMVQQSESPILHRDTILARLHGHMRQSGYARVVTLQYPVVSYPSGWWSATVASKGPHPADFRDQDARHKPFATHYYNADIHRAALAAPEFCKGLFTDQ from the coding sequence ATGATCGGCAAGGGCAACTGGTTTACCGAGGTGATGGAAGACGAGGGCATGGCCTTCTCGCTGCGCGTTCGGGAGAAACTGCACGAGGAGCGCACCGCCTTTCAGCACATCGAGGTGTACGAGACCGAGGCCTGGGGCCGGCTGCTGGTCATCGACGGCTGCGTGATGCTCACCAGCCGGGACAACTTCGTCTACCACGAGATGATGAGTCACCCCGCCCTGTTCACCCACCCGGACCCGCGCCGGGTGGCGATCATCGGCGGCGGGGACTGCGGCATGCTGCGCGAGGTGCTCAAACACCCGGGGGTGGAGTCCGTGGTGCAGGTGGACATCGACGCCGGGGTCACCCGCGCCGCCGAACGTTACTTCCCCGAGCTGACCGAATCCAATGACGACCCGCGCGCCAGCCTGCTGTTCGACGACGGCGTGGCCTGGATCGAGAACCAGCCTACCGGCAGCCTGGACCTGGTCATTGTCGACAGCACCGACCCGGTGGGCGTGGCGGAGGGGCTGTTCGGGCCGGCGTTCCTGGGCCAGGTGCACCGGGTGCTGGGCGAGCAGGGGCTGATGGTGCAGCAGAGCGAGTCGCCCATCCTGCACCGCGACACCATCCTGGCCCGGCTGCACGGCCACATGCGCCAGAGCGGGTATGCCAGGGTGGTCACCCTGCAGTACCCGGTGGTCAGCTACCCCTCGGGCTGGTGGTCCGCCACGGTGGCCAGCAAGGGCCCCCACCCGGCGGATTTCCGCGATCAGGATGCCCGACACAAGCCCTTCGCCACTCATTACTACAACGCGGACATCCACCGCGCCGCGCTGGCGGCCCCGGAGTTCTGCAAGGGGTTGTTCACCGATCAGTGA
- a CDS encoding RDD family protein, with the protein MFCSQCGKENAAEARFCVHCGAPLDPEDLRAVARETGHYSDLPAGVAGYGGFWRRVLAAILDALIIGVPLALVQGAITPGIYDEQLTAEAARADLIWSVVNILIWWGYSAGMHSSVYQATLGKMIMGMYVTDTAGARISFARATGRYFAEILSAMLLLIGYLMVAFTRRKQGLHDIIAGTLVLRRAR; encoded by the coding sequence ATGTTTTGCAGTCAGTGTGGCAAGGAGAATGCTGCCGAGGCGCGCTTTTGTGTCCATTGCGGTGCGCCCCTGGACCCGGAGGACCTGCGCGCCGTGGCGCGCGAGACCGGTCATTACAGTGACCTGCCGGCGGGGGTGGCCGGTTACGGCGGCTTCTGGCGCCGGGTGCTGGCCGCCATCCTGGACGCCCTCATCATCGGCGTGCCGCTGGCGCTGGTCCAGGGCGCGATCACCCCGGGGATCTACGACGAGCAGCTGACCGCCGAGGCCGCGCGGGCCGACCTGATCTGGTCCGTGGTGAATATCCTGATCTGGTGGGGTTACAGCGCGGGCATGCACAGCTCCGTCTACCAGGCCACCCTGGGCAAGATGATCATGGGCATGTACGTCACGGATACTGCGGGCGCGCGCATCTCCTTCGCCCGCGCCACCGGGCGGTATTTCGCCGAGATCCTCTCCGCCATGCTGCTGCTGATCGGCTACCTGATGGTGGCGTTCACCCGCCGCAAGCAGGGCCTGCACGACATTATTGCCGGTACGCTGGTGCTCCGCCGGGCCCGCTGA